A region of Micromonospora sp. WMMD882 DNA encodes the following proteins:
- the alaS gene encoding alanine--tRNA ligase produces MKTAEIKRRFLAHFEANGHAVVPSAPLPAISDPNLLFVNAGMVQFVPYFLGQQTPPYARATSVQKCIRTPDIDEVGKTSRHGTFFQMNGNFSFGDYFKAGAIPLAWELSTRPVGQGGFGLDPERVWATVYLDDDEAFGIWREVGLPAERIVRRGKKDNFWSMGIPGPAGPCSELYYDRGPEYGRSGGPEVDEDRYLEFWNLVFMQYEIADVTSKEHFRIVGDLPRRNIDTGMGLERMASLLQGVDNLYEIDEVRPILSRASELTGKRYGARSGHVAAESHPDDVRLRVVADHVRTALMLIGDGVTPGNEGRGYVLRRIMRRAIRAMRLLGYQDRALPELLPVARDCMSPSYPELAGEFDRISQYAYAEEDAFLATLRAGTTILDTAIAESRQAGRAALSGDKAFQLHDTYGFPIDLTLEIAAEQGLTVDAEGFRRLMADQRSRAKADARARKTGHTDLTAYRSVLDTGGPVVFTGYSETSRESRVRALLSGGTSVAAAVEGDTVELVLDATPFYAEGGGQQPDQGLITVGGGEVEIFDVQQPVPGLVVHRARVRRGEVRAGETGFAEIDITRRRAISRSHTATHLVHQTMRNFLGESATQAGSLNAPGRLRFDFNTPTGVAPSVLHDVEQQVNEVLLADLEVHAFVTSLEEARRIGAMALFGEKYGDEVRVVEVGDYARELCGGTHVDRSGQLGLVKILSESSIGSGVRRVEALVGMDAFRFLAKEHLLVARLAELYRVPSDQVADRVEQTVTQLRDAEKELEKLRAQLVLGGAAALAAQARDVRGVAFVGTEAPEGAAGNDVRTLAQEIRGRIDPARPAVVAVAARANGKASLVVAVNGAARSRGLAANDLVKAAFSGRGGGSPDLAQGGGLPAAEAANLLLTVEKAISDA; encoded by the coding sequence ATGAAGACGGCGGAGATCAAGCGGCGGTTCCTAGCCCACTTCGAGGCGAACGGCCATGCCGTGGTGCCGTCCGCTCCGCTGCCCGCCATCAGTGACCCGAACCTGCTGTTCGTCAACGCCGGCATGGTGCAGTTCGTCCCGTACTTCCTGGGTCAGCAGACTCCGCCGTACGCGCGGGCGACCAGCGTGCAGAAGTGCATCCGTACCCCGGACATCGACGAGGTCGGCAAGACCAGTCGGCATGGCACGTTCTTCCAGATGAACGGCAACTTCTCCTTCGGTGACTACTTCAAGGCCGGGGCGATTCCGCTGGCGTGGGAGCTGTCCACCAGGCCGGTCGGGCAGGGTGGGTTCGGCCTGGACCCGGAGCGGGTGTGGGCGACGGTCTACCTCGACGACGACGAGGCGTTCGGTATCTGGCGTGAGGTCGGTCTGCCGGCCGAGCGGATCGTCCGGCGGGGCAAGAAGGACAACTTCTGGTCGATGGGCATTCCCGGCCCGGCCGGCCCCTGCTCGGAGCTGTACTACGACCGGGGCCCGGAGTACGGGCGTTCCGGTGGCCCGGAGGTCGACGAGGACCGTTACCTGGAGTTCTGGAACCTCGTCTTCATGCAGTACGAGATCGCGGACGTGACCAGCAAGGAGCACTTCCGGATCGTCGGTGACCTGCCCCGCAGGAACATCGACACCGGGATGGGGCTGGAGCGGATGGCGTCCCTGCTCCAGGGTGTCGACAACCTCTACGAGATCGACGAGGTCCGGCCGATCCTGTCCCGCGCCTCCGAGCTGACCGGGAAGCGGTACGGGGCGCGTTCCGGCCACGTGGCCGCCGAGTCCCACCCGGACGACGTGCGGCTGCGGGTGGTCGCCGACCACGTGCGGACGGCGTTGATGCTGATCGGTGACGGGGTCACCCCGGGCAACGAGGGGCGTGGCTACGTGCTGCGCCGGATCATGCGGCGGGCGATCCGGGCGATGCGGCTGCTCGGTTACCAGGACCGGGCGTTGCCCGAGCTGCTGCCGGTGGCCCGGGACTGCATGTCCCCGTCGTACCCGGAGCTGGCGGGTGAGTTCGACCGGATCTCGCAGTACGCGTACGCCGAGGAGGACGCGTTCCTGGCGACGTTGCGGGCCGGCACGACGATCCTGGACACCGCGATCGCCGAGAGCAGGCAGGCGGGTCGGGCGGCGCTGTCGGGGGACAAGGCGTTCCAACTGCACGACACGTACGGCTTCCCGATCGACCTGACCCTGGAGATCGCCGCCGAGCAGGGGTTGACCGTCGACGCGGAGGGCTTCCGCCGGCTGATGGCCGACCAGCGGTCCCGGGCCAAGGCCGACGCGCGGGCCCGCAAGACCGGGCACACCGACCTGACCGCGTACCGGTCGGTGCTGGACACCGGTGGCCCGGTCGTCTTCACCGGCTACAGCGAGACGTCCCGGGAGTCGCGGGTGCGGGCGCTGCTCTCCGGCGGCACGTCGGTCGCGGCGGCGGTCGAGGGCGACACCGTCGAGCTGGTGCTCGACGCGACCCCGTTCTACGCCGAGGGTGGTGGCCAGCAACCCGACCAGGGCCTGATCACCGTCGGCGGCGGCGAGGTCGAGATCTTCGACGTGCAGCAGCCGGTGCCCGGCCTGGTGGTGCACCGGGCCCGGGTGCGCCGGGGCGAGGTGCGCGCCGGGGAGACCGGCTTCGCCGAGATCGACATCACCCGGCGGCGGGCCATCTCGCGTTCGCACACGGCCACCCACCTGGTGCACCAGACCATGCGTAACTTCCTCGGCGAGTCGGCGACCCAGGCCGGTTCGCTGAACGCTCCGGGTCGGCTGCGGTTCGACTTCAACACCCCGACCGGGGTGGCCCCGAGCGTCCTGCACGACGTGGAGCAGCAGGTCAACGAGGTGCTGCTGGCCGACCTGGAGGTGCACGCCTTCGTCACCTCGCTGGAGGAGGCCCGCCGGATCGGCGCGATGGCGCTGTTCGGCGAGAAGTACGGCGACGAGGTGCGGGTCGTCGAGGTCGGTGACTACGCCCGGGAGCTGTGCGGCGGCACCCACGTGGACCGCTCCGGCCAGCTCGGCCTGGTCAAGATCCTCTCCGAGTCGTCGATCGGTTCCGGGGTACGCCGGGTCGAGGCGCTGGTCGGCATGGACGCGTTCCGCTTCCTGGCCAAGGAGCACCTGCTGGTGGCCCGGCTCGCCGAGCTGTACCGGGTGCCCAGCGACCAGGTCGCCGACCGGGTCGAGCAGACCGTCACCCAGCTCCGCGACGCCGAGAAGGAGCTGGAGAAGCTCCGCGCCCAGTTGGTGCTGGGCGGGGCGGCGGCCCTCGCCGCGCAGGCGAGGGACGTGCGCGGGGTCGCGTTCGTGGGCACCGAGGCGCCGGAGGGCGCGGCCGGCAACGACGTGCGGACCCTGGCCCAGGAGATCCGGGGCCGGATCGATCCGGCGCGGCCGGCGGTGGTCGCGGTGGCGGCCCGGGCGAACGGCAAGGCGTCCCTGGTGGTCGCGGTGAACGGCGCGGCCCGCAGCCGGGGTCTGGCCGCGAACGACCTGGTCAAGGCGGCCTTCTCCGGCCGGGGCGGGGGCAGCCCCGACCTGGCCCAGGGCGGCGGCCTGCCTGCTGCCGAGGCGGCGAACCTGCTGCTCACGGTGGAGAAGGCGATCAGCGACGCGTGA
- a CDS encoding replication-associated recombination protein A: MESDALFTLGDPAAAPPAPAGSGGVNGFAAGSGAADAFSAVPADAPLPVRLRPAVLDELVGQEHLLAPGAPLRQLVGGATPMSVILWGPPGCGKTTIAHLVARATDRRFVAMSALTAGVKDVRAVIDAARRQRRAGGSPTVLFIDEVHRFSKTQQDSLLAAVEDRTVTLLAATTENPYFSVISPLLSRCVLLTLQPLTEDAVRGLLRRAVSDERGLGGAFTLDPEAEEHLVRLAGGDVRKALTALEAAAASAAALGAARIDLPTAEQAVDVAAVRYDRDGDAHYDVTSAFIKSMRGSDVDAALHWLARMLVAGEDARFVARRLVIFASEDVGMADPTALGVATAAAHAVEYVGLPEAQLNLAQAVIHLATAPKSNSATTAIGAAIADVRAGRGGSVPRVLRDAHYSGARGLGHGAGYRYPHDDHRGVVTQQYAPDDLVGADYYRPSGHGAERAVAARLPLLRRIVRGGPTPADPKPADPGPADPGRGAQDGPALAGGDGAARADEGGDGAARKGHQ; the protein is encoded by the coding sequence ATGGAGTCCGACGCCCTCTTCACTCTCGGTGACCCTGCGGCTGCGCCACCCGCGCCCGCCGGGTCCGGTGGCGTGAACGGCTTCGCCGCAGGCTCCGGCGCCGCCGACGCGTTCAGCGCGGTCCCGGCCGACGCGCCACTGCCGGTACGGCTGCGTCCGGCCGTCCTCGACGAGTTGGTCGGGCAGGAGCATCTGCTCGCGCCCGGCGCGCCGCTGCGGCAACTGGTCGGCGGCGCGACGCCGATGTCGGTGATCCTGTGGGGTCCGCCGGGTTGCGGCAAGACCACCATCGCCCATCTGGTGGCCCGGGCCACCGACCGTCGTTTCGTCGCCATGTCGGCGCTCACCGCCGGGGTGAAGGACGTCCGCGCCGTGATCGACGCCGCCCGCCGGCAACGCCGGGCCGGCGGGTCGCCCACCGTGCTCTTCATCGACGAGGTGCACCGGTTCAGCAAGACCCAGCAGGACTCCCTGCTCGCCGCGGTCGAGGACCGCACGGTGACCCTGCTCGCGGCGACCACCGAGAACCCGTACTTCTCGGTCATCTCGCCGCTGCTGTCCCGGTGCGTGCTGCTCACCCTCCAGCCGCTCACCGAGGACGCGGTGCGCGGCCTGCTGCGCCGCGCGGTCTCCGACGAACGCGGTCTGGGCGGCGCGTTCACGCTCGACCCTGAGGCCGAGGAGCACCTGGTCCGGCTCGCCGGGGGCGACGTCCGTAAGGCGTTGACCGCTCTCGAAGCCGCTGCGGCCTCCGCCGCCGCGCTGGGCGCCGCCCGGATCGACCTGCCCACCGCCGAGCAGGCGGTGGACGTGGCGGCCGTCCGCTACGACCGGGACGGGGACGCCCACTACGACGTGACCAGCGCGTTCATCAAGAGCATGCGCGGCTCCGACGTGGACGCGGCGCTGCACTGGCTGGCCCGGATGCTGGTCGCCGGCGAGGACGCCAGGTTCGTCGCGCGCCGACTGGTGATCTTCGCCAGCGAGGACGTCGGGATGGCCGACCCCACCGCGCTGGGCGTGGCCACCGCCGCGGCGCACGCCGTGGAGTACGTCGGTCTGCCGGAGGCCCAGCTCAACCTGGCCCAGGCGGTGATCCACCTGGCGACCGCCCCGAAGTCCAACTCGGCGACCACCGCGATCGGGGCCGCGATCGCCGACGTCCGGGCCGGTCGGGGCGGATCGGTGCCGCGGGTGCTGCGCGACGCCCACTACTCCGGCGCCCGTGGGCTGGGCCACGGCGCCGGCTACCGCTACCCCCACGACGACCACCGGGGCGTGGTCACCCAGCAGTACGCCCCGGACGATCTTGTCGGTGCGGACTACTACCGTCCATCCGGTCACGGCGCCGAACGCGCGGTGGCGGCCCGGCTGCCCCTGCTGCGCCGCATCGTCCGGGGCGGACCGACCCCGGCCGACCCGAAGCCGGCCGACCCGGGGCCTGCCGACCCCGGACGGGGCGCGCAGGACGGTCCGGCGCTTGCGGGCGGCGACGGAGCCGCCAGGGCGGACGAGGGCGGCGACGGAGCCGCCAGGAAGGGCCACCAGTGA
- the ruvX gene encoding Holliday junction resolvase RuvX produces the protein MNEFSRGVRLGVDVGQVRVGVSICDPGGILATPLVTLARDLTSADDRVPGDIAELARLVDEHEAVGVVVGLPVNLAGRHGPAAVHATSYAKLLAGVIAPVPVTLTDERMSTVVASRRLAERGVRGKRQRAVVDQAAAVEILQSWLDAQRRRT, from the coding sequence GTGAATGAATTCTCCCGAGGTGTCCGGCTCGGCGTGGACGTCGGGCAGGTCCGGGTCGGGGTGTCGATCTGTGATCCTGGTGGCATCCTGGCCACCCCGCTGGTCACCCTCGCCCGCGACCTGACCAGCGCGGACGACCGTGTGCCGGGCGACATCGCCGAGCTGGCCCGGCTGGTGGACGAGCACGAGGCGGTCGGGGTGGTGGTGGGTCTGCCGGTGAATCTGGCCGGCCGGCACGGGCCGGCCGCGGTTCACGCGACCTCGTACGCGAAGCTTCTGGCTGGTGTAATAGCGCCTGTTCCGGTGACGCTGACCGACGAGAGGATGTCGACCGTGGTGGCTTCTCGTAGGCTGGCCGAGCGGGGCGTCCGGGGGAAACGGCAACGCGCGGTGGTGGACCAGGCCGCCGCGGTGGAGATTCTGCAGAGCTGGCTAGACGCACAGCGGAGGCGGACGTAA
- a CDS encoding winged helix-turn-helix domain-containing protein → MPENHDRPSRSVRLDHRQVRVLAHPLRLRLLGALRVDGPATATTLADKLDTNTGATSYHLRQLAEVGLVTEDPDRGVGRQRWWRAAHDSSNFEPSDYDDDPDARAAVEWIQSHQLRFLTEHADRWHTARQTWSARWRDAAGMGDALLVIGPDRLQALEQEIWQVVQRYQQESPADEPDARPVHLFHAAFPRTEPDR, encoded by the coding sequence ATGCCAGAGAACCACGACCGCCCGTCCCGGTCCGTCCGGCTGGACCATCGGCAGGTCCGGGTGCTCGCCCACCCGCTGCGGCTGCGGCTACTGGGCGCGCTGCGCGTCGACGGCCCGGCGACCGCCACCACGCTCGCGGACAAGCTTGACACCAACACCGGCGCGACCAGCTACCACCTGCGGCAGCTCGCCGAGGTCGGCCTGGTGACCGAGGACCCCGACCGGGGTGTCGGCCGGCAGCGCTGGTGGCGCGCCGCGCACGACAGCAGCAACTTCGAGCCGTCCGACTACGACGACGACCCGGACGCCCGGGCCGCCGTCGAGTGGATCCAGTCCCACCAGCTCCGCTTCCTGACCGAGCACGCCGACCGGTGGCACACCGCGCGGCAGACCTGGTCGGCGCGGTGGCGGGACGCCGCCGGCATGGGCGACGCCCTGCTGGTCATCGGCCCCGACCGGTTGCAGGCCCTCGAGCAGGAGATCTGGCAGGTCGTCCAGCGCTACCAGCAGGAGTCGCCCGCCGACGAGCCCGACGCCCGGCCGGTCCACCTCTTCCACGCCGCCTTCCCGAGGACGGAGCCGGACCGGTGA
- a CDS encoding DUF948 domain-containing protein — protein sequence MELGEVAALVAAIAFAMLVLILTLPILRLRHTVDATTRMINDLNDRTAPLLGNVNATVENVNTALTQVQTSLDGVNLQLAKVDTMTSHAQNVTANVANLATVVSAAAANPLVKVAAFGYGVRKAAATRRHAETEREVRDTIKQQRRAAKRGNR from the coding sequence GTGGAGCTTGGAGAGGTCGCGGCACTGGTGGCGGCCATTGCGTTCGCGATGCTGGTGCTGATCCTGACGTTGCCGATCCTGCGGTTGCGGCACACCGTCGACGCCACTACCCGGATGATCAACGACCTCAACGACCGGACCGCGCCGTTGCTGGGCAACGTCAACGCCACGGTGGAGAACGTCAACACCGCCCTGACCCAGGTGCAGACCTCGCTCGACGGGGTGAACCTCCAGCTCGCCAAGGTCGACACGATGACCAGTCACGCGCAGAACGTCACCGCGAACGTGGCGAACCTGGCGACCGTGGTCTCCGCCGCCGCCGCCAACCCGCTGGTCAAGGTCGCCGCTTTCGGGTACGGCGTGCGCAAGGCCGCCGCCACCCGCCGGCACGCCGAGACCGAGCGCGAGGTACGCGACACGATCAAGCAGCAGCGTCGGGCCGCCAAGCGCGGCAACCGCTGA
- a CDS encoding acyl-CoA dehydrogenase → MGHYRSNLRDLEFNLFEVFGVEELLGGDGYPDLDADTVRQILAEVDRSAREELADAFTEGDRQPPVFDPASHSAPLPPAFVKAYRAFLDAGFWRLGDLAPELGGTPAPRMLWRAIGELVMGANPAVWIYASGPPLANVLWHEGTAEQKAWARIFVDREWGSTMALTEADAGSDVGAGRAVATPQPDGSWHVEGVKRFITSGEHDLTENIVHYVLARPVGVAGAGGPGTKGLSLFVVPKFHFDPATGELGARNGVYATNVEQKMGLKVSNTCELTFGQHGVPAVGWLVGERHDGIRQMFRIIEYARMMVGTKAIATLSTGYLNALAYARERVQGADLTRMADKTAPRVRIVAHPDVRRSLMLQKAYAEGLRALLVYTGRWQDRMALGPDRELAARVNDLLLPLVKGVGSERAYELLGHESLQTFGGSGYLADYPLEQYVRDAKIDTLYEGTTAIQSLDLVFRKIAKDQGVALMTVAAEIGEFVGAEGDDDAFAAERVALGRAVTDVQGVLGTMLEWLTAAQGGEPRQLYLIGLHSRRLLLALGDLFVGWLLLTQAEVAARALDRADLTDGDRAFYTGKVAVARFFAREVLPRLTADRKIVQSARPDLMDVPEEAF, encoded by the coding sequence ATGGGCCACTACCGCAGCAACCTGCGGGATCTGGAGTTCAACCTCTTCGAGGTCTTCGGCGTCGAGGAGCTCCTCGGCGGCGACGGCTACCCGGACCTGGACGCCGACACCGTCCGGCAGATCCTCGCCGAGGTGGACCGTTCGGCCCGCGAGGAGCTGGCGGACGCGTTCACCGAGGGCGACCGGCAGCCCCCGGTGTTCGACCCGGCGTCGCACAGCGCCCCGCTGCCGCCGGCGTTCGTCAAGGCGTACCGGGCGTTCCTGGACGCCGGGTTCTGGCGGCTCGGCGACCTGGCCCCGGAGCTCGGCGGCACGCCCGCGCCCCGGATGCTCTGGCGGGCCATCGGTGAGCTGGTGATGGGGGCCAACCCGGCGGTGTGGATCTACGCCTCCGGGCCGCCGCTGGCCAACGTGCTGTGGCACGAGGGCACGGCGGAACAGAAGGCGTGGGCCCGGATCTTCGTCGACCGCGAGTGGGGCTCGACCATGGCGCTGACCGAGGCCGACGCCGGCTCCGACGTCGGCGCGGGCCGGGCCGTGGCGACGCCGCAGCCGGACGGCTCGTGGCACGTCGAGGGCGTGAAGCGCTTCATCACCTCCGGCGAGCACGACCTCACCGAGAACATCGTCCACTACGTGCTGGCCCGGCCGGTGGGGGTCGCGGGCGCGGGCGGGCCGGGCACCAAGGGGCTGTCCCTGTTCGTGGTGCCCAAGTTCCACTTCGATCCGGCCACCGGCGAGCTGGGCGCGCGCAACGGCGTGTACGCGACGAACGTCGAGCAGAAGATGGGGCTGAAGGTCTCCAACACCTGTGAGCTGACCTTCGGCCAGCACGGTGTGCCGGCGGTCGGCTGGCTGGTGGGGGAGCGGCACGACGGCATCCGGCAGATGTTCCGGATCATCGAGTACGCCCGGATGATGGTCGGCACGAAGGCCATCGCCACCCTGTCCACCGGCTACCTGAACGCCCTGGCGTACGCCCGGGAGCGGGTGCAGGGCGCCGACCTGACCCGGATGGCCGACAAGACCGCGCCCCGGGTGCGGATCGTCGCTCATCCCGACGTCCGCCGGTCGTTGATGCTGCAGAAGGCGTACGCGGAGGGGCTGCGCGCCCTGCTCGTCTACACCGGACGCTGGCAGGACCGGATGGCGCTCGGTCCTGACCGTGAGCTCGCCGCCCGGGTCAATGACCTGCTCCTGCCGCTGGTCAAGGGGGTCGGCTCGGAGCGGGCGTACGAGCTGCTCGGGCACGAGTCGTTGCAGACCTTCGGCGGCTCCGGCTACCTGGCCGACTACCCGTTGGAGCAGTACGTCCGGGACGCCAAGATCGACACCCTGTACGAGGGGACGACCGCGATCCAGAGCCTTGACCTGGTCTTCCGCAAGATCGCCAAGGACCAGGGCGTGGCGTTGATGACGGTGGCCGCCGAGATCGGCGAGTTCGTCGGGGCCGAGGGCGACGACGACGCGTTCGCCGCCGAACGGGTCGCCCTGGGGCGGGCGGTGACCGACGTGCAGGGCGTGCTCGGCACGATGCTGGAGTGGCTGACCGCCGCCCAGGGCGGCGAGCCGCGGCAGCTCTACCTGATCGGGCTGCACAGCCGGCGGCTGCTGCTGGCCCTCGGCGACCTGTTCGTCGGGTGGCTGCTGCTCACCCAGGCCGAGGTCGCGGCGCGCGCGCTCGACCGGGCCGACCTGACCGACGGCGACCGGGCCTTCTACACCGGCAAGGTGGCGGTGGCCCGGTTCTTCGCCCGCGAGGTGCTGCCCCGGCTCACCGCCGACCGCAAGATCGTCCAGTCGGCCCGGCCCGACCTGATGGACGTGCCGGAGGAGGCGTTCTGA
- a CDS encoding GNAT family N-acetyltransferase, with protein MIDTARAVRGRAPLLAATGHHPYVRHVLGRHDDAAGWLMPDAVAWLLPDGPGPAGGAFGAAGPALDLFAALVADGTVRAGERLHLPRVSPDELAARLPVARHSDWDFLWTTAAPASRPGAERVVRLTGADLPELTALVAAAYPESTTHPGDEQVIDWYGIRDGDRLVACGADRSRGDVGFLAGLAVTPTQRGRGLGAALTVGMTRALFDRYDRVGLGVYTDNVGALRLYRGLGYTHSAPRSTVRLVGSSAGCAS; from the coding sequence ATGATCGACACAGCGCGGGCGGTACGGGGACGGGCGCCCCTCCTGGCGGCCACCGGTCACCACCCGTACGTCCGGCACGTCCTCGGCCGCCACGACGACGCGGCGGGCTGGCTGATGCCCGACGCCGTCGCGTGGCTGCTCCCCGACGGACCGGGACCGGCCGGCGGGGCTTTCGGCGCGGCCGGGCCGGCGCTCGACCTGTTCGCGGCGCTCGTCGCCGACGGGACGGTCCGGGCCGGGGAGCGGCTGCACCTGCCCCGGGTATCGCCGGACGAGCTGGCCGCCCGGCTCCCGGTGGCCCGGCACAGCGACTGGGACTTCCTCTGGACCACCGCTGCGCCCGCGTCCCGCCCCGGGGCGGAGCGGGTGGTCCGGCTCACCGGGGCCGACCTGCCGGAGCTGACCGCGCTGGTGGCCGCCGCCTATCCGGAGTCCACCACCCACCCCGGCGACGAGCAGGTGATCGACTGGTACGGCATCCGGGACGGTGACCGGCTGGTGGCCTGTGGCGCGGACCGTAGCCGGGGCGATGTCGGCTTCCTCGCCGGCCTGGCGGTGACGCCGACGCAGCGGGGTCGGGGGCTGGGCGCGGCGCTCACCGTCGGCATGACCCGCGCCCTGTTCGACAGGTACGACCGGGTGGGGCTCGGCGTCTACACCGACAACGTCGGCGCGTTGCGGCTCTACCGGGGGCTCGGCTACACCCATTCCGCCCCGCGATCCACCGTCCGCCTGGTGGGATCTTCTGCCGGCTGCGCCTCCTGA
- a CDS encoding MFS transporter, whose product MSALTVRQVRNRFLVLHGLRWLPVGLLVPVMILLMRERGLTLAQIGLVTAVQGLVVLALELPTGGLADAVGRRRLLLVASTVNLASGALLVVADSFALLVVVWLLQGVYRALESGPLESWYVDSTLAADPEATYERGLGHSGTVGGVAIGAGALLGGGLVTLGPVGPVSALTLPVLVALTLQLVALVAIWALLVEPRPAAGARALRASIAETPRMIGQAVGLLRRSRVLLALVAVEVFWGFGMVTFESLLPVRLAEVVGDPDRAAALLGPAGSVAWLASAAGAALTPLLLRWWGAAPSAALLRILQGLAVLGMGLFAGPLGVLVAYLACYGVHGASNPLHMGLLHRQVDGPYRTSVISLNSMVAMPAGALGGIALTALADATSVSTAMLVGAGVLAVAAPLYLPAWRAARRAPSAPVAPATAPAAETPATGQEAQPAEDPTRRTVDRGAEWV is encoded by the coding sequence GTGAGCGCGCTCACCGTACGTCAGGTCCGGAACCGGTTCCTGGTCCTGCACGGCCTCCGCTGGCTGCCGGTCGGCCTGCTGGTGCCGGTGATGATCCTGCTGATGCGGGAACGCGGTCTCACCCTGGCCCAGATCGGTCTGGTGACCGCCGTCCAGGGGCTGGTCGTGCTGGCCCTGGAGCTGCCCACCGGTGGTCTCGCCGACGCCGTCGGCCGCCGCCGGCTGCTGCTCGTCGCCAGCACGGTCAACCTCGCCTCGGGGGCGCTGCTCGTGGTGGCCGACTCGTTCGCCCTGCTGGTCGTGGTCTGGCTGCTCCAGGGCGTCTACCGGGCGCTGGAGAGCGGGCCGCTGGAGTCCTGGTACGTGGACTCGACCCTCGCCGCCGACCCGGAGGCCACCTACGAGCGGGGTCTGGGCCACAGCGGCACGGTCGGCGGCGTGGCGATCGGCGCCGGGGCGCTGCTCGGCGGCGGCCTGGTCACGCTCGGCCCGGTCGGGCCGGTCAGCGCGCTGACCCTGCCGGTGCTGGTCGCCCTCACCCTGCAACTGGTCGCCCTGGTGGCGATCTGGGCGCTCCTGGTCGAGCCCCGCCCCGCCGCCGGGGCGCGGGCGCTGCGCGCCTCCATCGCCGAGACGCCCCGGATGATCGGGCAGGCGGTGGGCCTGCTCCGCCGCTCCCGGGTGCTGCTCGCGCTGGTCGCGGTGGAGGTCTTCTGGGGCTTCGGCATGGTCACCTTCGAGTCGCTGCTGCCGGTCCGGCTCGCCGAGGTGGTGGGCGATCCCGACCGGGCGGCGGCCCTGCTCGGCCCGGCCGGCTCGGTGGCCTGGCTCGCCTCGGCGGCGGGCGCCGCCCTCACCCCGCTGCTGCTGCGCTGGTGGGGGGCCGCGCCGAGCGCCGCGCTGCTGCGGATCCTGCAGGGACTGGCCGTGCTCGGCATGGGCCTGTTCGCCGGCCCGCTCGGGGTGCTGGTCGCCTACCTGGCCTGCTACGGCGTGCACGGCGCGTCCAACCCGCTGCACATGGGTCTGCTGCACCGCCAGGTCGACGGCCCGTACCGCACCAGCGTCATCTCACTGAACTCGATGGTGGCCATGCCGGCCGGAGCGCTCGGCGGCATCGCCCTCACCGCGCTGGCCGACGCCACCAGCGTCAGCACCGCCATGCTGGTCGGCGCGGGGGTGCTGGCCGTCGCCGCGCCGCTCTACCTGCCCGCCTGGCGCGCCGCCCGCCGCGCCCCGTCGGCCCCGGTCGCGCCTGCCACCGCCCCGGCGGCCGAGACCCCCGCCACCGGTCAGGAGGCGCAGCCGGCAGAAGATCCCACCAGGCGGACGGTGGATCGCGGGGCGGAATGGGTGTAG